In one Polaribacter sp. ALD11 genomic region, the following are encoded:
- a CDS encoding arylsulfatase, whose translation MKTFNILTTFVVLISLLGCLAKKQSEEKQKNTKPNIIYILADDLGYGDLGAYGQTKIETPNIDALAKEGILFSQHYTAAPVCAPARASLLTGKHGGHASIRGNDEWEERGDVWNYTAMLKDSTLEGQRPMPKNTTTIAQLLKSANYKTGIVGKWGLGAPQTPSIPTEMGFDYFFGYNCQRQAHTYTPVHLYENDHRFYLKNDTIAPHAGTGNDGDPLDAATYEKFNQPDYSPSLIFDKMMGFIEKNKKEPFFMYWASPIPHIPLQAPKNWVDYYVKKFGDEKPYYHKNKGSYFPARNPRATYAAMVSYLDKNVGKLVTYLKKEGLYENTLIIFTSDNGPASPGDGGADSKWFNSAGIFKNNYGRVKGFTYEGGIRVPMIATWPAKIKAGSKSNHISAFYDVLPTFNEIANVKTTHKSDGISFYNALTNENKQEAHEYLYWEFAGYNGQVAVRMGKWKMIWKNIKKGNKEVELYNLDTDIQEQNNIMEQHPELLEKFFEIIKKEHTTPENSSFLIDVLETI comes from the coding sequence ATGAAAACATTTAACATTCTAACAACATTTGTAGTATTAATTTCTTTACTAGGTTGTTTAGCTAAAAAGCAATCCGAAGAAAAACAAAAAAACACCAAACCAAATATTATTTATATTTTGGCAGATGATTTGGGGTATGGAGATTTAGGGGCTTACGGACAAACAAAAATAGAAACACCTAATATTGATGCATTAGCAAAAGAAGGTATTTTGTTTAGCCAGCATTATACAGCTGCGCCAGTTTGTGCACCAGCAAGAGCTTCTTTACTTACAGGGAAACATGGTGGTCATGCAAGTATTAGAGGGAATGATGAGTGGGAGGAAAGAGGAGATGTTTGGAATTATACCGCTATGCTAAAAGATTCTACCTTAGAAGGGCAAAGGCCTATGCCTAAAAATACAACAACCATTGCTCAATTATTAAAATCAGCAAACTATAAAACAGGTATTGTTGGTAAATGGGGTTTAGGAGCACCACAAACACCATCTATCCCTACAGAAATGGGGTTCGATTATTTCTTCGGATATAATTGCCAAAGACAAGCACATACATATACTCCAGTACATTTATATGAAAATGACCATCGTTTTTATTTAAAGAACGACACGATTGCTCCACACGCAGGTACTGGAAATGATGGAGATCCTTTAGATGCTGCAACGTATGAGAAATTTAATCAACCAGATTATAGTCCGTCTTTAATTTTTGATAAGATGATGGGATTCATTGAAAAAAATAAAAAAGAACCTTTCTTTATGTATTGGGCAAGTCCAATTCCGCACATACCATTACAAGCGCCAAAAAATTGGGTAGATTATTATGTGAAAAAATTTGGAGATGAAAAACCGTATTATCACAAAAATAAAGGAAGCTATTTTCCGGCTAGAAATCCGCGTGCAACCTATGCAGCAATGGTTTCTTATTTAGATAAAAATGTAGGGAAATTGGTTACTTATTTAAAGAAAGAAGGTTTGTATGAGAATACTTTAATCATTTTTACATCAGACAATGGACCAGCGAGTCCTGGAGATGGAGGTGCAGATTCTAAGTGGTTTAACAGTGCTGGAATCTTCAAAAATAACTATGGAAGGGTAAAAGGTTTTACCTATGAAGGCGGAATTAGAGTACCGATGATTGCTACTTGGCCAGCTAAAATTAAAGCAGGTTCTAAAAGCAATCACATTTCAGCATTTTATGATGTTTTACCAACGTTTAATGAGATTGCAAATGTAAAAACAACCCATAAAAGTGATGGAATTAGTTTTTACAATGCACTTACAAATGAAAACAAACAAGAAGCACACGAGTATTTGTATTGGGAGTTTGCTGGATATAATGGGCAGGTTGCAGTAAGAATGGGCAAATGGAAAATGATTTGGAAAAATATTAAAAAAGGAAACAAAGAAGTAGAGTTGTATAATTTAGATACGGATATTCAAGAACAAAATAATATAATGGAGCAACATCCCGAATTGCTTGAAAAATTCTTTGAAATCATTAAAAAAGAACATACTACACCAGAAAACAGTTCTTTTCTAATTGATGTTTTAGAAACAATATAA
- a CDS encoding glycoside hydrolase family 27 protein: MIKYSLFLALMLLMSCQNSGNTKDIQNEKNSKETLKPQTPIMGWSSWNNFHVNINEEIIKGQADFMVSSGMAAAGYSYVNIDDGFFGGRDSEGNLLVHPERFPNGMKVISDYIHSKGLKAGIYSDAGINTCGSQWDKDTISVGSGLLGHDRKDLKLMLKDWNYDFIKIDWCGGDWLGLDEETRYTQIANIINEIKPNTVYNICRWKFPGEWALQIADSWRISGDISNEFHSILNIIDLNVDLWKYASPGHVNDMDMLQVGRGMSFEEDKTHFSMWSMMNSPLLAGNDLREMSQQTIDILTNKEIIALNQDPLVYQARRLVDHGDLEVWAKPLVHTMSGKVAVTLLNRSNEAKTISFNLDTVGIDVVEGYTYRDIWAKKDFIKTNQKSLSFEVPKHGVVVLTIIGTSKPFNVFQNK, from the coding sequence ATGATTAAATACTCTTTATTTTTAGCGTTGATGCTACTTATGTCTTGTCAAAATTCTGGTAATACCAAAGACATTCAGAATGAAAAAAATAGTAAAGAAACCTTAAAGCCGCAAACCCCAATTATGGGTTGGTCTAGTTGGAACAATTTTCATGTGAATATTAATGAGGAGATTATAAAAGGACAAGCAGACTTTATGGTTTCTTCGGGAATGGCAGCCGCTGGTTATTCTTATGTGAATATAGATGATGGTTTTTTCGGTGGTCGTGATAGCGAAGGAAATTTATTAGTACATCCAGAAAGGTTTCCAAACGGAATGAAAGTAATTTCAGACTATATTCATTCGAAAGGCTTAAAAGCGGGTATTTATTCAGACGCAGGTATTAATACTTGTGGATCTCAATGGGACAAAGACACGATTAGTGTAGGATCTGGACTTTTAGGTCATGATAGAAAAGATTTAAAATTGATGTTGAAAGACTGGAATTATGATTTTATTAAAATTGATTGGTGTGGTGGAGATTGGTTAGGTTTAGATGAAGAAACAAGATATACCCAAATTGCAAACATCATAAATGAAATTAAACCAAACACGGTTTACAATATTTGTAGATGGAAATTTCCTGGGGAATGGGCGTTACAAATAGCAGATTCTTGGAGGATATCTGGTGATATTAGCAATGAATTTCATTCTATTTTAAACATTATAGATTTGAATGTAGATTTATGGAAATATGCTTCACCAGGTCATGTAAATGATATGGACATGTTGCAAGTTGGTAGAGGTATGAGTTTTGAAGAAGATAAAACACATTTTAGCATGTGGTCTATGATGAATTCACCATTGTTGGCAGGTAATGATTTAAGAGAAATGAGTCAGCAAACCATCGATATTTTAACCAATAAAGAAATTATAGCGTTAAATCAAGATCCGTTAGTGTATCAAGCTAGACGATTGGTAGATCATGGCGATTTAGAAGTCTGGGCAAAACCATTAGTGCATACTATGAGTGGTAAAGTAGCAGTGACTTTATTGAACAGGTCAAATGAAGCAAAAACAATTAGTTTTAATTTAGACACTGTAGGAATTGATGTTGTAGAAGGATATACCTATCGTGATATTTGGGCTAAAAAAGATTTCATAAAAACGAATCAAAAAAGTTTGTCTTTTGAGGTGCCAAAACATGGTGTTGTTGTTTTAACAATTATCGGAACTTCAAAACCATTTAATGTGTTTCAGAATAAATAA
- a CDS encoding sulfatase, whose amino-acid sequence MKLFKHIIFFALALLAFGCKTENSSKENMQKPNIIFIMSDDHAYQAISAYDDALIQTPNIDRIAKEGMLFTNASVTNSICAPSRAVILTGKHSHINGKIDNLSKFDTTNVTFPQLLQKAGYQTAMFGKLHFGNNPKGFDEFKILPGQGAYYNPKFITQKGDTIINGYVTDITTDLTLDWMKNRRDPKKPFMLMYLHKAPHRAWLPSKKYFTEYTKKTFPLPATLFDDYKTRGTASKTAQMGIFKHMSLTNDNKLTPQTIKELGIKEWSRLGESLYSMNAEQRSNWDAVYGPINEDFKKRYPTMNDSLLTVWKYQRYMQDYLGTIASVDDNVGRVLDYLDKEKLADNTLVVYTSDQGFYLGEHGWFDKRFMYNESFKTPLLIKWPNKIKPGITEDEMVQNLDFAQTFLEIAGVDAPKEMQGESLVPLLTGKKEAWDREAVYYHYYEYPAEHAVKRHYGIATKEFKLIHFYHDVNEWELYDGKKDPQEINNVYNDPNYADVVKKMTQKLKEIREKYKDSETLDNHYIELYNKK is encoded by the coding sequence ATGAAATTATTTAAACATATTATTTTTTTTGCTTTAGCTCTTTTAGCTTTTGGATGTAAAACTGAAAATTCATCCAAAGAAAATATGCAAAAACCAAACATTATTTTCATTATGTCTGATGATCATGCATATCAAGCAATTAGTGCTTATGATGATGCATTGATACAAACACCCAACATAGACCGTATTGCAAAAGAAGGAATGTTGTTTACAAACGCAAGTGTTACCAACTCTATTTGTGCACCTTCAAGAGCTGTAATATTAACAGGTAAGCACAGTCATATTAACGGAAAAATTGATAACTTAAGTAAGTTTGATACGACGAATGTTACGTTTCCTCAATTGCTTCAAAAAGCAGGGTATCAAACTGCTATGTTTGGTAAGTTACACTTTGGTAATAATCCAAAAGGATTTGATGAATTTAAAATTTTACCAGGTCAAGGGGCATATTACAATCCGAAATTTATAACACAAAAAGGAGATACTATTATTAATGGTTATGTGACAGATATTACTACCGATCTTACTTTAGATTGGATGAAAAACAGAAGAGACCCTAAAAAACCTTTTATGTTAATGTATTTGCACAAAGCACCACACAGAGCTTGGTTGCCGAGTAAAAAGTATTTTACGGAGTACACTAAAAAGACATTTCCTTTACCAGCAACGCTGTTTGATGATTATAAGACAAGAGGAACTGCGTCTAAAACTGCGCAAATGGGCATTTTTAAACACATGTCTTTAACCAATGATAACAAATTGACACCACAAACTATTAAGGAATTAGGGATCAAAGAGTGGAGTAGGTTAGGAGAAAGTTTGTATAGTATGAATGCAGAACAACGTTCAAATTGGGATGCCGTTTATGGACCTATCAATGAAGATTTTAAAAAGCGATATCCAACCATGAATGATTCTTTATTAACTGTTTGGAAATACCAAAGGTATATGCAAGATTATTTAGGAACAATTGCTTCTGTAGATGATAATGTAGGACGTGTATTAGATTATTTAGATAAAGAAAAGCTTGCCGACAATACGTTGGTGGTGTATACTTCAGATCAAGGTTTTTATTTAGGAGAACACGGTTGGTTTGACAAACGTTTTATGTACAACGAATCTTTTAAAACTCCACTCTTAATTAAATGGCCAAATAAAATAAAACCAGGAATTACAGAAGATGAAATGGTGCAGAATTTAGATTTTGCTCAAACTTTTCTTGAAATTGCTGGTGTTGATGCTCCAAAAGAGATGCAAGGAGAAAGTTTGGTGCCTTTATTAACGGGTAAAAAAGAAGCTTGGGACAGAGAAGCTGTCTATTATCATTATTACGAATATCCTGCAGAGCATGCAGTGAAAAGACATTATGGTATTGCAACCAAAGAATTTAAATTGATTCACTTTTACCACGATGTGAATGAATGGGAATTGTATGATGGTAAAAAGGATCCGCAAGAAATAAACAATGTTTACAACGATCCAAATTATGCAGATGTCGTGAAAAAAATGACACAAAAACTGAAAGAGATAAGAGAAAAATATAAAGATTCAGAAACATTAGATAACCACTATATTGAGCTTTATAATAAAAAATAA
- a CDS encoding glycoside hydrolase family 2 TIM barrel-domain containing protein, producing MKQTNHLLKVVFLWVMGSSFIQAQTLDPVIENPDVVGINKLDARATFFPYNSLDLAKQDELSKAENYLLLNGIWQFNYSDNPESRPVDFYKKDYNTSRWDSIKVPGNWEIEGFGVPIYVNASYPFQKGQLNPPDIPDGDNPVGSYKRTFEVSKNWDGRDIFIHLGAVKSAFYIWVNGEKVGYSQGSKLPAEFNLTAFVKPGTNSIALEVYRWSDGSYLECQDFWRISGIERDVYLYARPKVQLADYFAKAGLENDYKDGVLDLAVALKNIHTKKQKGSVSVELVKNNQTVYSNSSKYELAANSSKTLQFNKTIPKVKTWSAETPELYQLSIIIKDKKGEVLEAVSRKLGFRTSEVKNGNFLVNGKAILFKGVNRHEHDPNTGHVISREDMLKDVKIFKEYNINAVRTSHYPNDPYFYELCDEYGIYVVDEANIESHGMGYALDRTLANDPKWLNAHLQRVERMIQRDKNHPSIVIWSLANEAGNGYNFYESYLLAKKTDNTRPVQHERAVYEWNTDLFVPMYATPKDVEAYAKDDRRTKPLVQCEYAHAMGNSMGGFKEYWDLFEKYDKLQGGFIWDFVDQGIKIEKNGREIFAYGGDFGPEGTPSDNNFLNNGLVQPDRKVNPHIHEVAHIYQDIKFYENDLKNKTIDLKNWYFFRDLSNYKLNWQVLANGEIVESGTIDNIITTPETKRAIAIPFKVSFKKGAEYFLNVAAVLKTDEPLLKAGHRIAYEQFQLQAATFQVPAKATKVVTYKTQGDVITVNGNNFQLTFNQKEGSLTDYTYNNKKLLTSGPEVNFWRAPIDNDYGAGTQYKFKSWKNAGTSGTVTTATKQVSKNDVQIVFTREIFEGDAEIIVTYAIDGNGVVKVTNDLKAHKGKYSNFYKFGNKLIFPEAYKNVAFYGKGPFEGYTDRQHAVKIGLFKQTIKEQYFPYIRPQETGNKLDVRWASLTKADGSGIQFLSETPFHFSALNYTEDDLSSGDKRTQRHAGELDARKEVFVNIDGFQQGLGSINSWGTLPMEQYRLKYQNYSYSYWMKPISK from the coding sequence ATGAAACAAACAAATCATCTATTAAAAGTTGTTTTCCTATGGGTAATGGGAAGTAGCTTCATTCAAGCGCAAACGCTAGATCCAGTTATTGAAAATCCTGATGTTGTAGGAATTAATAAATTAGACGCACGAGCTACTTTTTTTCCTTACAATTCTTTAGATTTAGCAAAACAAGATGAGCTGTCTAAAGCAGAAAATTATTTATTATTAAATGGAATTTGGCAATTCAACTATAGTGATAATCCAGAATCTAGACCGGTAGATTTTTATAAAAAAGACTACAACACTTCTAGATGGGATAGTATAAAGGTGCCAGGAAATTGGGAAATAGAAGGTTTTGGAGTGCCTATTTACGTAAATGCTTCGTATCCTTTTCAAAAAGGACAATTAAATCCACCAGATATTCCAGACGGAGACAACCCTGTTGGATCTTATAAAAGAACATTTGAAGTTTCTAAAAACTGGGATGGTAGAGATATCTTTATTCATTTAGGAGCCGTTAAATCTGCTTTTTATATTTGGGTAAACGGTGAAAAAGTTGGGTACAGTCAAGGTTCTAAATTGCCGGCAGAATTCAATTTAACAGCATTTGTTAAGCCAGGAACAAACAGTATTGCTTTAGAAGTGTATCGTTGGAGTGATGGTAGTTATTTAGAATGCCAAGATTTTTGGAGAATTTCTGGAATTGAAAGAGACGTCTATTTATATGCGAGACCAAAAGTACAATTGGCCGATTATTTTGCGAAAGCAGGTTTAGAAAACGACTATAAAGACGGCGTTTTAGATTTAGCAGTAGCTCTTAAAAATATTCACACTAAAAAACAAAAAGGATCTGTTTCTGTTGAGTTAGTCAAAAATAATCAAACAGTTTATAGTAATTCATCTAAGTATGAATTAGCGGCAAATTCTAGTAAAACTTTACAGTTTAACAAAACCATCCCAAAAGTAAAAACTTGGTCTGCAGAAACGCCAGAATTATATCAATTAAGTATTATTATTAAAGACAAAAAAGGAGAAGTTTTAGAAGCAGTTTCTAGAAAATTAGGTTTTAGAACTTCCGAAGTTAAAAATGGGAACTTTTTAGTTAACGGAAAAGCAATTTTATTTAAAGGAGTAAACAGACATGAGCACGATCCTAATACAGGACACGTTATTTCTCGTGAAGATATGCTGAAGGATGTTAAAATATTTAAAGAATACAATATCAATGCAGTAAGAACTTCACACTATCCTAACGATCCTTATTTTTATGAATTATGTGATGAATATGGAATTTACGTAGTAGATGAAGCAAATATAGAATCTCACGGAATGGGGTATGCTCTAGATAGAACTTTGGCAAACGATCCGAAGTGGTTAAATGCACACTTACAACGTGTAGAGCGCATGATTCAACGTGATAAAAATCATCCTTCTATTGTAATTTGGTCTTTAGCAAATGAAGCTGGAAATGGGTATAATTTCTACGAATCTTATTTATTGGCAAAGAAAACCGATAATACAAGACCTGTGCAGCATGAAAGAGCAGTTTATGAGTGGAACACAGATTTATTTGTACCAATGTATGCAACACCAAAAGATGTAGAAGCGTATGCAAAAGATGATAGAAGAACCAAGCCTTTAGTGCAATGTGAGTATGCACATGCAATGGGAAATAGTATGGGAGGTTTTAAAGAATATTGGGATTTATTTGAAAAGTATGATAAATTACAGGGTGGTTTCATTTGGGATTTTGTAGATCAAGGAATTAAGATTGAAAAAAATGGTAGAGAAATTTTTGCGTATGGAGGTGATTTCGGACCCGAAGGAACGCCAAGTGATAATAACTTTTTAAATAACGGATTGGTACAACCAGACAGAAAAGTAAATCCGCATATTCATGAAGTTGCACACATCTATCAAGATATAAAATTTTATGAAAACGATTTAAAAAACAAAACAATCGATCTTAAAAACTGGTATTTCTTTAGAGATTTATCTAACTACAAATTAAACTGGCAAGTACTTGCCAATGGAGAAATAGTAGAATCTGGCACCATTGATAATATTATAACAACACCAGAAACTAAAAGAGCTATAGCAATTCCGTTTAAAGTTTCATTTAAAAAGGGTGCTGAATATTTCTTAAATGTTGCTGCTGTTTTAAAAACAGACGAGCCTTTGTTAAAAGCAGGTCATCGAATTGCGTATGAACAATTTCAATTGCAAGCGGCAACTTTTCAAGTTCCTGCAAAAGCAACAAAAGTTGTTACTTATAAAACACAAGGAGATGTGATTACTGTAAACGGAAACAATTTCCAATTAACGTTTAATCAAAAAGAAGGAAGCTTAACAGATTACACCTATAATAATAAAAAGCTATTAACAAGCGGACCAGAAGTTAATTTTTGGCGTGCACCAATAGACAACGATTATGGTGCTGGTACACAGTATAAATTTAAATCTTGGAAAAATGCTGGTACTTCTGGTACTGTAACAACGGCTACGAAGCAAGTATCTAAAAATGATGTTCAAATTGTTTTTACTAGAGAAATATTTGAAGGTGACGCAGAAATAATAGTTACGTATGCTATCGATGGTAATGGTGTTGTAAAAGTAACGAATGATTTAAAAGCGCATAAAGGGAAGTATTCTAATTTTTATAAATTCGGAAACAAATTGATTTTTCCTGAAGCTTATAAAAACGTTGCTTTTTATGGAAAAGGACCTTTTGAAGGATATACAGACAGACAGCATGCTGTAAAAATAGGCTTGTTTAAACAAACGATAAAAGAACAGTATTTTCCATACATCCGTCCGCAAGAAACAGGAAATAAGTTAGATGTACGTTGGGCAAGTTTAACAAAAGCAGATGGTTCTGGAATTCAGTTTTTAAGTGAAACTCCATTTCATTTCTCTGCCTTAAATTATACAGAAGACGATTTAAGTTCTGGTGATAAAAGAACCCAAAGACACGCTGGCGAATTAGATGCTAGAAAAGAGGTTTTTGTAAATATTGATGGTTTTCAGCAAGGTCTAGGAAGCATCAATAGTTGGGGAACTTTACCTATGGAACAATACCGTTTAAAATATCAGAATTATTCATATTCTTATTGGATGAAACCAATTAGTAAATAG
- a CDS encoding DUF4982 domain-containing protein, whose product MKNLLSALFSLFLIISAVAQSNVREILTLEKNWKFTKGAVKNAHNISFDDSKWETVVVPHDWAIKGPFDKEIDKQMVAIVQNGEKVPTEKTGRTGALPYIGIGWYRNEFSLPDFNKDKKVIILFEGAMSEPEIFMNGKKIGSWNYGYSYFYFDITEHILANKKNTLAVKLTNKSLSSRWYPGAGLYRNVRIITKNKESIKQWGTFITTPIVAKELAKVNVKTKVSGKGLTIVTKILDAKGSLVAKNKTSSIYGNEFEQNIAVKNPKLWSPETPYLYTSISQIYNGTILKDEISTRFGIRSIKYEAEKGFSLNGEITKFKGVCLHHDLGPIGTAVNKAAIRRQLRILKDMGVNAIRSAHNMPSLEQLELSDEMGFLFLAESFDEWAKPKVENGYHRFFETDAEKDIVNLVHATRNHPSIVMWSSGNEVPDQWGSEGAKRAKRLQDIFHREDPTRPVTVGMDQVKATMASGFGALLDIPGLNYRTHLYEEAYESFPQGFILGSETASTVSSRGIYKFPVVEAKMKQYKDFQSSSYDLEACSWSNIPDEDFVLQDDKPWVIGEFVWTGFDYLGEPTPYDTKWPSRSSYFGINDLAGLPKDRYYLYRSRWNTKEETLHMLPHWNWEGREGKITPVFVYTSYDSAELFVNGKSKGIQKKNKSTPKNRYRLMWMDVKYEPGTIKVVTFDNEGKAAAEKEIKTAGKPYKLILESDRKVLKANGKDLAFVTVSVVDKNGIICPTATNQLKFKVKGDGTYRAASNGDATSLELFHLPTMKLFSGKLVVLVQSNEKAGEINLSVSGKGLKSSKINIPTK is encoded by the coding sequence ATGAAAAACCTATTATCAGCTTTATTTAGTCTTTTCTTAATCATATCAGCAGTTGCACAAAGCAATGTAAGAGAAATACTTACTTTAGAAAAAAATTGGAAATTCACCAAAGGTGCTGTCAAAAACGCACACAATATTTCTTTTGATGATTCAAAATGGGAAACAGTTGTTGTTCCGCACGATTGGGCAATTAAAGGTCCTTTTGATAAAGAAATAGACAAACAAATGGTTGCCATTGTTCAAAACGGAGAAAAAGTACCAACCGAGAAAACAGGTAGAACTGGTGCATTGCCTTATATAGGAATTGGTTGGTATAGAAATGAGTTTTCGTTGCCTGACTTCAATAAAGACAAAAAAGTAATTATTTTGTTTGAAGGCGCTATGAGTGAACCAGAAATTTTTATGAATGGTAAAAAAATAGGTAGTTGGAATTATGGATACAGTTATTTCTATTTTGATATTACAGAACATATTCTAGCAAATAAAAAAAACACTTTAGCAGTTAAGTTAACAAATAAAAGCTTGTCTTCACGTTGGTATCCAGGAGCAGGTTTGTACAGAAATGTACGAATTATTACCAAGAATAAAGAAAGTATTAAACAATGGGGAACTTTTATAACAACGCCAATAGTAGCCAAAGAATTAGCGAAAGTAAATGTAAAAACGAAAGTTTCAGGAAAAGGATTGACCATTGTTACCAAAATTTTAGATGCAAAAGGAAGTTTAGTTGCTAAAAATAAAACTTCATCCATTTATGGTAATGAATTTGAGCAAAATATAGCCGTGAAAAATCCAAAGTTATGGAGTCCGGAAACACCTTATTTATATACTTCTATTTCTCAAATATATAACGGAACTATTTTAAAAGATGAAATTTCAACACGTTTCGGAATTAGATCTATTAAATACGAAGCAGAAAAAGGCTTCAGTTTAAACGGTGAGATCACTAAATTTAAAGGAGTTTGCTTGCATCACGATTTAGGTCCTATCGGAACCGCTGTAAACAAAGCTGCCATCCGCAGACAATTACGTATTTTAAAAGATATGGGCGTAAATGCCATTCGAAGCGCACACAATATGCCTTCTTTAGAACAACTAGAATTAAGTGATGAAATGGGTTTCTTGTTTTTAGCCGAAAGTTTTGATGAATGGGCAAAACCCAAAGTAGAAAACGGGTATCATCGTTTTTTTGAAACGGATGCAGAAAAAGACATTGTCAATTTAGTACATGCAACCAGGAACCACCCAAGTATTGTTATGTGGAGTTCAGGAAATGAAGTTCCAGATCAATGGGGAAGTGAGGGCGCAAAACGTGCGAAGAGATTGCAAGATATTTTTCATAGAGAAGATCCAACCAGACCTGTAACGGTTGGTATGGATCAAGTAAAAGCAACAATGGCATCTGGTTTCGGAGCCTTATTAGATATTCCGGGTTTAAATTACAGAACCCATCTATACGAAGAAGCGTATGAATCTTTTCCGCAAGGTTTCATTTTAGGTTCAGAAACGGCTTCAACAGTAAGTTCTCGGGGGATTTATAAATTCCCAGTCGTAGAAGCTAAAATGAAACAATATAAAGATTTTCAGTCGTCTTCTTACGATTTAGAAGCCTGTAGTTGGTCTAATATTCCCGATGAAGATTTTGTTTTACAAGATGATAAACCATGGGTTATTGGTGAGTTTGTGTGGACCGGTTTCGATTATTTAGGCGAACCAACTCCGTATGACACCAAATGGCCATCGCGAAGTTCGTATTTCGGAATTAACGATTTGGCAGGTTTGCCAAAAGATCGCTATTATTTATATCGCAGTCGCTGGAATACAAAAGAAGAAACTTTACACATGCTTCCGCATTGGAATTGGGAAGGAAGAGAAGGAAAAATTACACCAGTTTTTGTCTACACGAGTTATGACAGTGCAGAACTTTTTGTAAACGGAAAAAGTAAGGGGATCCAGAAAAAGAATAAAAGTACTCCAAAAAATCGCTACCGTTTAATGTGGATGGACGTAAAATATGAACCAGGAACGATAAAAGTGGTTACCTTTGATAATGAAGGAAAAGCGGCTGCAGAAAAAGAAATAAAAACGGCTGGTAAACCCTACAAACTAATTTTAGAATCAGATAGAAAAGTATTAAAAGCAAACGGAAAAGATTTGGCTTTTGTTACGGTTTCGGTGGTAGATAAAAACGGAATTATTTGTCCTACAGCAACCAATCAATTAAAATTTAAAGTAAAAGGTGATGGAACTTACAGAGCAGCTAGTAATGGTGATGCGACTTCTTTAGAACTATTCCATTTACCAACCATGAAATTATTTAGCGGAAAATTGGTTGTTTTGGTACAATCTAATGAAAAAGCAGGAGAAATAAATTTATCGGTTTCAGGAAAAGGACTGAAATCATCAAAAATAAATATCCCCACAAAATAA